gacaaaatatttgaaatcaggaTTGCTCCGGATGGATTTTAAGAGTGCTGCAGCCATATTAAAGCACAGTGGTGGCTAGGAGGAAACGCTGATCAAGTCAGGGGAAATGAACACGCAACACGCACATCTGAGGGAAAAGGTAATCATgaatgggcattgtgacttttACTAAAGGCAGAGCTTCAGAGTTGGTTTCCTTGAGAAACCCAGGTGTACCCGGTTCCTGTTCGCCAGCGCTGTGAACGCTTTCAGGCAGTCACTCTGGGCACACCTGGACATCATAAAATGCGGAGCTTCTCCCAGGGGAGGGGATGCTGAGGCTTCAGGTACTAGTGAGTCAGGCAGAACCAATGAGAGGCAAGCAGAGCTGGGCTgagaggagaaaaggcatacttGTACCTTCTGGATTTTTCAGGCTTCGAAGACAAGATACAGAAACAGGTGAACTGACAAGAATATCTCCAAGGATTGTTGCAAGCTCCCTCGTGTCTACACCAGTGACATCCAGTTTCCTGTCAGAGGGAGACATGCCCTTCCCCATTATCGCCAGCAGGGGGAGGTAGAAAGCAGCATCGTTGCATGCCGGCACCTGCTGCACAAgccaagacaaaggaaaagccaaggacaacagcagcaaaaacctctaggagggaaaagaaaatggaggaaggaaggaaagcaaataatgaaaaggaagaaagaaagaaggagagggagggatagaggagattaaaaaaaagacagtaagatATTACCCTACACCACCTTATTTTGCAGCTTGTCTGAGAAAAATCCAAACCTGCGTTTTCCAAAGCACTGCTTGAAGagtgaaatcttaaaaatattaaataaataataaatacaaataagtgTTAACACCCATTTGTAGTTTTCAAATAGAGCTCAGAGTGAGGGCTGTGGCTCCATCGACTTGTTCAAGCCCAGGACCCTGTCTGCTTTGCGAGCATCATCTGGTGCTTCCTTAATCAACAGACGAAGAACAGAGAAGCCCTGGTCATTGTCCTGCCCACAGGCCAGTTCAGAGCTAGACGGAGTAGCAGACCGACAGTAAGAATGACATTTCCCTCACCTCTCCAAAAGGGGGGTGCGCTCAAGCCCAATGAGGGCGCATACCGTGGACCGCACCACAGGATCAGGGGAATAGGTTGCTCACGGCTTCATTCTTTGTCTCCACAGCAGCCCTCCGGAGAGCTGTTTGAGATTGAAATAGACACCCTGGAAACCACCTGCCATGTGCTGGACCCCACCCCTGTGGCAAAATGCAGCGTGAGGCAGCTGAAGGAGCATGTGAGTACCCTTCTTAGGATGACTGTAGGTGGCCCTTCGGCCAGCTCCACCGATTCACCCAGCGTCTCAGCCTGCCTTCTTGGCTGGCCAGGGTGCAGTTTCTAAAATTGCCATTtgtggccgagcgcagtggctcatgcctataatttcagcactttgggaggctgaggcaagtggatcgcctgaggtcaggagttcaagaccagcctggccagtatggtgaaaccccatctctactaaaaatacaaaaattagctggacgtggtgacgggcacctgtaaatcccagctcctcgggaggctgaggcaggagaatcgcttgaacccgggaggtggaggttgcagtgagccaagatcctgccattgcactccagcctgggaaacaacagTGAATCTCTATctcgaaataataataataatcatcatcatcatcatcatcatcataaataAAATTGCCATTTGATGCCACTTGCCCTGGGGCTGATTTTTACAAGCGTTTAACTATATCGTTGTATCCCTGAAAGCAGAGAGTGCCATGTTTCAGTATTACCCAGCGAAGGCGATTTTGCAAGGGTCACCTTTGACAGCCGTGCCTGGAGGAAGCCTGCCCGGGGTGCGAAGGGGAAGGGCAGCCATCCTCACGTGGGTTTCTTTCTCCAGGCTGTCGAAGGAGACTGTGATTTCCAGCTGTTGAAACTAGATGGCAAGTTTTCTGTGGTATACGCAAAATGTGATTCCAGTCCAGGTACAGATGACTattcttattctcattttttccttgTAGAGAAAGTGGGGAAGGGATCTGAATAATTTTCAACTTAAGTAGTTCTAGCAGCTTTGTTGGTGAGGAAAAGGAGAAGCCAAATTTCCTGGGttctgggatttttaaaattgtgttttaagAAGCTACtcttggcctggtgcggtggctcacgcctgtaatccacccacccgaggcaggtggatcacctgaagtcagaagttcgagaccagcctggccaacatagtgaaacccccatctctactaaaaatacaaaaatgtggtggtgctcgcctgcaatcccagctactagggaggctgaggcaggagaatcgcttgaacctgggaggcagaggtggcagtgggccgagatcgcgccactgcactccagcctgagtgacacagagtgagaccctgtctcaaaaaaataagaagttaTTCTTACTGGAAGTGAAAATTGCCTCGTGATGATAAGAGCTCCTGCAGAAATGTCAGCATAGCAAGAGCCTTTTGAAGGTTTAGTAAGAAGCAGAGAAAGTGCCTGAAGCTATTTGGGGCATGCCTTAGCCCTTGCTAACGCAGCAGAGCTGGGGCCATGCCAGGGAGAATGGCTGCCCACATCCTGGTTTCCTCTCTCCGAGCAGACTCAGCCGAGGACGTGCGCAAGGTGTGCCAAGACTGCCCCCTGCTGGCCCCGCTGAACGACACCAGGGTGGTGCACGCCGCGAAAGCTGCCCTGGCCGCCTTCAACGCTCAGAACAACGGCTCCAATTTTCAGCTGGAGGAAATTTCCCGGGCTCAGCTTGTGGTAAAGACTAAGATTCTTTTGACAGGTTGGGCAGTTCAGTGGCACTTCGGGAATGTACTGTACGTGGTGGAGCGGGAGGCAGGGAAGAAGAAGCGCAGGGGCAGCGAAGAGAAAGCAAGGAGAGGATTGTttggaaagggaagaaagcatCCTAAGGGGGTATGAGATTCCTGAGTGTCATGAGGACCCCAACACCCTCAGCGCCTCCCCTATGCTGAGCCACTGTAACGTCCAGCAGCCACAGCTGCCGGCAGGTACATCCCCACTCCCTCCGTTCCAGCTAAAACCAAAGCTCAGTGTCAGCTGGTAGAGGTGCCCACGTCGGCCAGAAGCACTCACTGTAAATTTGCTGGGCTCCAGTATCCCCCATCTCCGCTGAACATCTGCCACAGACTCGTAATTAATACTCACTTGTGCTGACAAGCTTATAATGGCAAGATCTTAAAATGCCTTTCGAGTCACTGGAGAAAACATCTCATTGTACCGTGGGTGGTTTAGCACATTGGAATGCAACAGAATtcaaatgtttaagaaaatgtattctggatatcagccATGGCCATACCTGGAAATACGCTAGTATAGACGGCAATTCTATTAATCAGAATATGTGATTCTCAGAACATCCCCACCCCAGACTACACCAAATAACGGATATTTTATTGTGTCCATATGCTCCAACTACTTTAAGGAAGAAAAGCTCAAGTGATATCTTCCATACTTTCATCTAAATCTTTTCATTtgagcctgctctatgaaacagGTGGAAGAGGTATTAATCTCTTCACTTTCCCACCCTATCTTGGAATAACCTGAACCTTGGGTCTCAAGTGCAGCCCAAGAGTGAGGGCTGGGGGGAGGCAGGGTTCCCACTCCTATCAGTCTAAGGCTGTCCTTCTGATTCCTGTTTCCTATCTGCAAACTCACCTCCACCCTGAAGGACCGGTGATGGATACTTGCCCCTCCTACAAGGAAGACACAACCCCTACCTCTAAAGCACAAGCACTTGAGAGCACAACCCCATAGCAACTGCCCTATGTAAGCCATTGAGGGACATGTCTTCTGGGCCGACGCATGGTCTGCATGAATGGTGCTCCCCGAAGGAGGCTACTTCCCGCTCTCCTTCTCTGCCCTTTTCGTTGTAAGTCATCTTTCCTCAAGAGCATTTTCATGTACTCTTCTCAGCCCCTCCCACCTTCTACCTATGTGGAGTTTACAGTGTCTGGCACTGACTGTGTTGCTAAAGAGGCCACAGAGGCAGCCAAGTGTAACCTGCTGGCAGAAAAGGTGAGTGGGCCGGGACCTTGGGGTGTTACCACTCGGACAGAGCTGTTTGTGGAACAGAACATCCTTGGATAGTTTGTATCTTGGGGCTGCAGACAGAGAATAACAGTGCAAATTCCCTCTCCCTGTGGATCACGGCAAGCCTTCTTTTAGGGTGTCACCTCATCCTTTTAAGAGCTGTCATCAAATCATCTCACCCACTGGAAGCACGTGGAGTTAGGAGAAAGAGAGGCTATTTGCTAATGAAGCCAAGTCACGCCCACCCACTGGGAATGTGAAGTGCACATTTTCTAGACATATAACTCTGATACGAAAGCTTTCAAGTCCTTGAGCCGATAAGGTACACTTCTAGGATTTTAGTCTAAAGAAGTCATcagtggccaggcatgatggctcatgcctgtaattccagcactttgggaggccaagacgggcggatcgggaggtcaggagatcaagaccatcctggctaacatggtgaaaccccgtctctactaaaaatacaaaaaaattagccgggcttggtggtgagcgcctgtagtcccagctactcgggaggctgaggcaggagaatggtgtgaacccaggaggcagaggttgcagtaaactaagatcgtgccactgcactccagcctgggcaacagagcgagactctgtctcaaaaaaaagaaagaaaaagaaaaagaattcatcaGTGACATTTGACAgaatatatctataaaaatgatttattataGCTATAAAGAGACCAAAAAAGAGAGATCTGTATGTCCAACAGGAAGGTGTCATTGAATAATGCATGCACATCAGTAAATAGAAAATTGTGCAGACACTAAAAATTGTGTTTTCAAGGAATAATGAATGATATGAGAAAATGCTATTATGGCAAGTGAAAACACACAGGATACAACATCGTATAGTCACAATgatctcaatttttaaatcatatttaatagtattttaaaataagaaagaaatgcatCAATGTTAACAGTCCTTCTTTCTAGGCCACCACCAGAAAGGGATTATGGGTAATCTCTCTCACTCTCAAAGTATTTCTGTATTTCCATGTTATGTATATAGAATCATATACCTCCCACAAGCAGAAACTATAACTTTAAGAAAAATGGTTTTTCAAACTAATTTAAGGTTGGAGTGTCGATGAAATTGGGGGGGGATCCATTTTTGAAATTAGTTAAAATAACTCCTCTTTCTCTGTGGGCAGCAATATGGCTTTTGTAAGGCAACACTCAGTGAGAAGCTtggtggggcagaggttgcagtgacctgcaCGGTGTTCCAAACACAGGTAACAGCTCCGTGAATATTCTTGCCTACACCTTCAGAATACAATGACCCCTTCACATTTATGCAGTGCAGTAGTGATGACAGGACATTTGCTCTCGCGTGCTTCTGAACCTCACAGTATGAAATAACACTGGGGTATGCGGAATCATCAACAAATGGAAGGATATTTTAGCTATGCCTTTCCCTCCCACGAACTAGTGACTACAGGGAAGAACCATCTTACTGTGTAGTTGACAGAGCCACCTTTTTATTTGTGGGAGGTGGGAATGGTTTTCTGAGTTGCAGAGACCAGGTGGCCAGATCTACCTGTTAGCTCCCAGTGGCTGCAGCTTCAGATGACAAagaggctggcactgctgggcaAGGGTGAGCCACAGGTGGGGTGCTTTTACTCATTGGACATGTGTGTGTAAGTCCACCATCACAAAGACAATCCTGGTGAGGCCGGGGCCAACATAGGCCAGTCACCCCTCCTTGTAACCTTGATGACAATCCCTTGTACTTAGGTAGGTCCTTTCTTGCTAGACTCTttgcaaataaaaatgtagaatgtGAGGAAATTGGGTGCCAGTGCCACCTGGGCCTGTGGGTTGTCTTGCCTGGGAGGAGGAAGCAAACTAACTGAAGGAAATGGTCCTTTTTCCAGCCCGTGACCTCACAGCCCCAACCA
This region of Gorilla gorilla gorilla isolate KB3781 chromosome 2, NHGRI_mGorGor1-v2.1_pri, whole genome shotgun sequence genomic DNA includes:
- the AHSG gene encoding alpha-2-HS-glycoprotein; translated protein: MKSLVLLLCLAQLWGCHSAPHGPGLIYRQPNCDDPETEEAALVAIDYINQNLPWGYKHTLNQIDEVKVWPRQPSGELFEIEIDTLETTCHVLDPTPVAKCSVRQLKEHAVEGDCDFQLLKLDGKFSVVYAKCDSSPDSAEDVRKVCQDCPLLAPLNDTRVVHAAKAALAAFNAQNNGSNFQLEEISRAQLVPLPPSTYVEFTVSGTDCVAKEATEAAKCNLLAEKQYGFCKATLSEKLGGAEVAVTCTVFQTQPVTSQPQPEGANEAVPTPVVDPDAPPSPPLGAPGLPPAGLPPDSHVLLAAPPGHQLHWAHYDLRHTFMGVVSLGSPSGEASHPRKTRTVVQPSVGAAAGPVVPPCPGRIRHFKV